Sequence from the Theropithecus gelada isolate Dixy chromosome 20, Tgel_1.0, whole genome shotgun sequence genome:
AGGAAAGCAGCACCCAGAATCCTCGGCTTATCGTGAAGGACAGGGGCATCTCGGGGTTCTGGGGAGGCAAGGAGAGATGAGAGAAAGAATCTGTCTGCTCTGGGGAAGCAGAGAGGAGGCATGAGCTGCAGGGGAGCTGTGGTGGGCATTCCAGAGGCCCTACTACCTGCGGGATCCAAGTCACAtcctggggctgggtgtggtgactcacacctgtaacctcagcactttgggtggttgaggcgggtggatcacattagatcaggagttcaagaccagcctggctaacatggtgaaaccccatctctactaaaaatacaaaaattagctgggtgtggtggtgagtgcctgtaatcccagctactcgggaggctgaggcacgagaatcgcttgaacccgggaggcagaggttgcagtgagccgaggtcgcaccactgcactgcagcctgggcgacagagcgagactatgtctcaaaaaagaaaaaaaccggAAGTCACGTCTTGGCCCTGCGTTTGAGGCCTGAGTTCACACCCTTTTCATCGCCACCGCCACACCACTGGAAACTCTCCCAGACCCCTCTAGCTTGGGTCCCCATGCTGGGTGGGCTCCAGCTCCCAGGAGGAGGGGCCCCTGGAGGACGAAGGGAATCGGGTGCGGGGGAACTCACGGCAGCCTTGCATTTCTTCATGACCGAGCGGTTCTCTGAGGCCCAGATGGTGATTTCATTACGGTCATAGCGTCTCACCAAGTCTGCTatctgggaggaggagaaggaggtgaTAGAATAACCAGGCCTCTCTCCCGTCCCCGGTGGCCGCCCTAGCCCTGCCTGCAGCACCACCTCACAGATGAGCTCTTCATTACTCCCTTTGATCTCCACACTCATGGGTGTCCTTGGAAACCTCTGGAACAGGTCCTCCAGACGAACCATGCGCCGGTCTGACCCGTGAGCAAAGTGGCCTGGGGGTGGTGTGGGGAGAGGGGTCAGAGAGGAAAGCCAAAGCGGGGGTCCAGGGAAGGCGGGCATGGCCCAGGCAGGGCTTGAAGCCCTTGTTCTCACCTGGAGAGAAGTAAacctccagctcctccttgtagAGGGGCAGGTCCTGGGGAGGACAGGAAGGATGTCACTAGAGGCCTGCATTGGGCATGGCGACTCTcagggtgggggttggggtgtCAGGGCAGGGCCCACCTCGAAGTCCAGGCTGCCCACATCCCTGTTCAGGCCCGACTGGCGGTACAGGTTCTCATCATGTGACACCACCACCACTTTGTCTCGTGTCAGCTGACAGTCGAGCTCCAGGAGGTCTGAGCGCTGGGCCATGGAGCTGTGGGGGCGAAGGTTAGCTGAGGGGCGGcggggggttggggggcaggggaCTGGGATGATGGACATGGTGGTGGGGAGGTGGCGGGGAATGTGAGAGCAGAGTTCACAGCAGGATGTGCAGGCCACCTCCAGGGGGCGCCAGTCACCCGGTTAGGAAGTGAATGGTGTCCCTTGCTGTGATGCAGTGCACGACCTGCACACCCTCACATGGCAGCCTGGGCAGGGGCAGATACACTCACTTCTCCATGGCCTCCATGGTGCTTTCCAGCAGCTCTCCAGATCCTGTGGGGGACACTGGAGTGGGCCCCTGGGGCTTGGGGTCTAGGGGCCTGGCCCGACCTCATCACCCACGTTCCTTCTCTGGGCTCCATCCTCCCTCTGGCCTTACCTCCCCAGCCAGCCCAGGCTGCACCAGCCTCTTCTTCCTTGTCCACACCCTGCCCTGCCACCTTGCTCTCCTTCTCTCTTGGTCCCTGCCCTGTTTCTAGCACGCGCCCTTGGACCTACCCTTCTCTGCTGTCCACTTTGGCACCTGTTCTCACCCCCACCCGGCTCACCTCCTCGGTGGGCCGCCAGGCGGACGCGGAAGGTGGGAGCCCGGGGCGTGTGCAGCAGGTGAGGCCAGCGCAGGAAGAAGATGGAGAGCATGGCATAGCTGCCCAGGGCGGGAAGGGCATAGTACAGCGAAAGGCTCATGTCTGTACTCCCACAGAAGCTCCTGCAGCCGCACACTCAGCCGTCCGTGGGACTGTGCTGCCTGCCTAGCCGGTGTGGGCCGGCTCTACTACTGGCCACTGCCACGCccgtgggacctgctgagcctgCCGCTGGGCTGGCTTGGAGCCAGGCTGCAGGGTTCGGCTGAAGCCGGGGTAGTATCAGATGAAGCCGGGGTAGTATCAGATGAGGCAAGCAGCCCTGGCCCTCACATCCCCAAGCCCTTCCCAGACCCCAGCAGCCCCCTATCCTGGGCCACATCGGGGGAGTAAAAACCACCCAGGACTGTTAGGACCTCTCCCTCCCACTGGTGCTTGTAGCCAGCGCATCCAACGTGCCTACCCCTTGCAGTTTCAGAGGATCCAGGGATGTGTAGGGTGCTCCTGAATCACCCCCAACCAGTTAGACAGGAAGCCATTAGTGTGGGGACAGGACAGTGACTAAGGGGAAAATTGACCCCCTTCTTTCTAGGAGTCTGGAGCTCTCCAGAGCCCCGTCCCCAACCCTGGGCAGCTGGGAGTGAAGGGCACCAGGCCCCAGAAAGCCCAAGTCAAGCAGCAGCTGGGCTGCAGGAGTCCGTCCTCAGAGCTGCACGGGGCAGGGCGGAGGCGTCGCAAACACAGACAGAGCCAGGGTCAGCCATAGACACatctctatatttatatattagatgGGTCAGGGAGGTGGCAGGGGCGCTGGGCTCTCCACGCCCCCCAGCTCCACTTCCGCTCACCACACACAGAAGCAGCGAGGGCACTCGAAGTGACAGCTTTGACGGGGAGGGGATTCAGCCCAGTCCGGCTCCTCGGGGATGCTAGCCCTTGAGACTAAGGAATGTTCCTTCAGGGAAGATAGGGTGGGGTTTAAATGAGATGAGGGGGGCAGGCCTGGCCCTGAGTCCCTACTCAGcgccccccaccctccacccctgcccctcAGCAGGTCAGGGCAGCCAGAGCCCCTCCATTCTAGAACTGCCAGAGACTGGGACACTGGGGAAGGTAAGggtgcagcagcagcagtgggagATTGAACTGGGGCCACCTGAGCCCCCGAGGTCCTGTGGGAAGGGCGGCTGGGGAGGAGGCCTTGGCCTGCCTAAAGCTGGAGGCCTCAGCAAAGGAGAGAGGTGGCCAGGCCCATGCTCCACCCTGGTCTGGGCTGCCAAGGTCTGGGCTCGGCACAGTGTCCATTTTCTAACAGTCCGGCGGgagaggggcaggcaggaggcaggTCCTAAAGAGAGAAGCAGACAGAAAAGGAGTCATTAGCATACCCCAGGCAGACCCGCGGGAGCCCTGACCTGAACGTCTCTCACCCTCACAGCTGGATaggctgggtctcagtttccttatctgtaaatggagataataatagtacctagcTGGACGTACTGCTGTAAGATTAAAGGAATTAAGACATGTAAACCTCTTAGAACAATGCTTAGGGTTTTATGCTTTCATTATTAGAACagtctcagctgggcacagtggctcatgcctgtaatcccagcactttgagaagtcgaagtgggtgggtcacttgagcccaggagtttgagactggcctgggcaatatagcaagaccccaactctacaaaaaaaaaaaaaaattagccagttgcaATGGCTCGTCCAGCCAGctgggaggatcccttgtgccccaggaatttgaggctgcagtgagctatgattgcaccactgcactccagcctgggcgacagagtgagacactgtctcaaaaaaacgaaaacaaaaaaaagataaacagaactGACtccaggaaactgaggtgcagagaggtgAGGTGCCTTGCCCAATATCACACAGCACTTACTAAGTGGCACAGCTGGAGTTTGAGCCCAGGTATGCACGCCTTCTTCCTATTAGGCCACACCTGGCTGAAGACAGGAAGAGACCAGAGGAGGCAAGGAGGCAGTGTGGGTGGGGGCAGGCCCAGCAGGGTCCCCACAGCTATGTGAACTGCTGATCTGGCAGCAGGTGTGAGGAGGCCTGGCAATCTGGGTCAGGCTGGGTGCTGCTGGGCCCCTCCCAAAGCAATCATGGCCCCACCTGCTTCTGCCACACCCAGAGCCGAAGCCTGGCTCGGGTCCTCACCTGGGTGACAGGGGCCCTCAGTGACCTCTTGCCTCTTTACCAGTTCTGTTCCCAGAAGGAGATTAGAATGgctgctggggctggaggatgcAGGGTGTTGACAGGTGGAGACATTTGGGGCTGGAGGACTGGGTGGGCCATGAGTCTGGGCAGCacctgggcatttttttttttttttttttttttttgagatagactcttgctctgtagtccaggctggagtgcagtggtgcgatcttgactcactgcaacctctgcctcctgggttcaagcaattcttctgcctcagcctcccaagtagctgagattacaagcacacgccaccacacctggctaatttttgtattcttagtagagatggggtttcaccacgttgtccaggctggtctcgaactcttgacctcgtgatccaccaccttggcctcccaaagtgctgggcttacagatgtgagccactgtgcctggctcccccgcttttttttttgagacagagtctcactgttgcccaggctggagtacagtggtgcaacctccgcctccggggttcaagcaatcctcccaccacagcctcctgagtagctgggactagaagagCATGCctacacacccggctaattttagtatttttagtagagacagggtttcaccacattggccaggctggtctcgaacccctgacttcaggtgatccactcgcctcagcctcccaaagtgctaggattaccggagtgacccactgtgcctggctaatttttgtatttttagtatagatgggatttcgccatgctggccaggctggtctcaaactcctgaccctcaggtgatccactcatctcagtctcagtctcccaaagtgccgggattccaggcatgagccactgcacccagcccccggGCACTTCTGTTGTTACCAGACACACCGAGCATGGGTGCAGGGTAAGCTTGCTGCTATATGGAGGCacatacagatacagatatagatatagatattgatatagatacagatacagatagagatatagatagatatagatacaggtATTTAGTATCAGCGTATCTGTGTGCCGGCCATGGGGACACTCACCAGGCCCCAGGGTGCAGGGATGTCTGTCTGGGTTAGGGGGCCTCTAGCGCCCCAGGCTGGAAGCGTGCTGTCTCCTGGAAGATGAGCTCCTTCAGCCGCTCCTTAGGTAGGTCATCCAGCTCCATGGCGAAGGTGAAGGGCTCCTCGGCCACTGGCTGGGGTGGCAGAGACAGCAAGGCTCAGGCCTGGCATGGGGGATGCCTACTTACCCCCCTGCCCCTGGCCCTACTGCTGCTGGGGACTGGCCCACCTCATCCGTCGGGTCATAGTACTGCTCCAGGTAGGGGTGAGCCAGCGCTTCCTCCACTGTGATCCGTTTATTGGGGTTAAAGGTTAACATCCGGTCCAGCAGGTCAAGGGCTATGGAAGGGCAGGAGTCAGGGGTCACAGGGAAGACTG
This genomic interval carries:
- the GDPD3 gene encoding lysophospholipase D GDPD3, translated to MSLSLYYALPALGSYAMLSIFFLRWPHLLHTPRAPTFRVRLAAHRGGSGELLESTMEAMENSMAQRSDLLELDCQLTRDKVVVVSHDENLYRQSGLNRDVGSLDFEDLPLYKEELEVYFSPGHFAHGSDRRMVRLEDLFQRFPRTPMSVEIKGSNEELICEIADLVRRYDRNEITIWASENRSVMKKCKAANPEMPLSFTISRGFWVLLSYYLGLLPFIPIPEKFFFCFLPNIINRTYFPFSCSCLNQLSAVVSKWLIMRKSLIRHLEERGVQVVFWCLNEESDFEAAFSVGATGVMTDYPTALRHYLDNRGPAAQTS